From the Lolium rigidum isolate FL_2022 chromosome 2, APGP_CSIRO_Lrig_0.1, whole genome shotgun sequence genome, one window contains:
- the LOC124688720 gene encoding 60S ribosomal protein L39: MPSHKTFRIKQKLAKKQRQNRPIPYWIRMRTDNTIRYNAKRRHWRRTKLGF; the protein is encoded by the exons ATG CCGTCCCACAAgaccttccgcatcaagcagaagctggccaagaagcagcgccagAACCGCCCCATCCCCTACTGGATCCGCATGAGGACCGACAACACCATCAG GTACAACGCGAAGCGCAGGCACTGGCGCCGCACCAAGCTCGGGTTCTAA
- the LOC124688721 gene encoding H/ACA ribonucleoprotein complex subunit 3-like protein, giving the protein MYLQYWINEEGKKVYTTKKESPHGVPTQSAHPARFSPDDKYARQRYLLKKRFGLLPTQQPAPKY; this is encoded by the exons ATGTATCTCCAGTACTGGATCAACGAGGAAGGCAAAAAGGTTTACACCACCAAG AAGGAGTCCCCTCACGGTGTGCCGACGCAGTCTGCCCACCCAG CCCGCTTCTCCCCAGATGACAAGTATGCACGCCAGCGTTACCTGTTGAAGAAGAGGTTTGGACTGCTGCCAACCCAACAGCCAGCACCGAAGTACTGA
- the LOC124688722 gene encoding ATPase 8, plasma membrane-type-like isoform X2, whose product MASMSLEDVRNETVDLETIPVQEVFSHLKCSKQGLSATEAANRLAIFGPNKLEEKTESKLLKFLGFMWNPLSWVMEAAAIMAIVLANGGGKPPDWQDFVGIVTLLFINSTISFIEENNAGNAAAALMAGLAPKTKVLRDGKWAEMDASILVPGDIISIKLGDIIPADARLLEGDPLKVDQAALTGESMAVNKHAGQGVFSGSTVKQGEIEAVVIATGVHTFFGKAAHLVDSTNNVGHFQQVLTAIGNFCIISIALGMLVEVVVMYPIQHRAYRDGIDNLLVLLIGGIPIAMPTVLSVTMAIGSHRLSQQGAITKRMTAIEEMAGMDVLCSDKTGTLTLNKLTVDKSLIEVCGKGLDKDSVMLYAARASRVENQDAIDTCIVGMLADPKEARAGIQEVHFLPFNPVEKRTAITYIDGKGDWHRISKGAPEQIIELCRMPKEAEKRIHSLIDQYADRGLRSLGVSYQAVPAKSKDSPGEPWQFVGLLPLFDPPRHDSAETIRRALHLGVNVKMITGDQLAIGKETARRLGMGTNMYPSTTLLGDKSTEMSGLPIDELIEKADGFAGVFPEHKYEIVKRLQDRKHICGMTGDGVNDAPALKKADIGIAVDDATDAARSASDIVLTEPGLSVIVSAVLTSRAIFQRMKNYTIYAVSITIRIVLGFMLVALLWKFDFAPFMVLIIAILNDGTIMTISKDRVKPSPTPDSWKLKEIFATGVVLGTYMALVTVLFFYLAHDTDFFSETFGVRSIKENEKEMMAALYLQVSIISQALIFVTRSRSWSFVERPGALLVIAFFLAQLVATCIAVYANWEFCKMEGIGWGWGLSIWAFTIVTYIPLDILKFIIRYALSGRAWNNINNKTAFTNKNDYGKVEREAQWATAQRTLHGLNQPSTNTGMFDDNGGYRELSELAEQAAKRAEVARLRELHTLKGHVESVVKLKGLDIETINQSYTV is encoded by the exons ATGGCTTCCATGTCGCTGGAGGACGTCCGCAACGAGACGGTGGACCTGGAGACGATCCCGGTGCAGGAGGTGTTCAGCCACCTGAAATGCAGCAAGCAGGGGCTCTCCGCCACGGAGGCCGCGAACCGGCTCGCCATCTTCGGGCCCAACAAGCTGGAGGAGAAGACGGAGAGCAAGCTGCTCAAGTTCCTGGGCTTCATGTGGAACCCGCTCTCGTGGGTCATGGAGGCCGCCGCCATAATGGCCATCGTCCTCGCCAACGGCGGTGGCAAGCCCCCGGACTGGCAGGACTTCGTCGGTATCGTCACCCTCCTCTTCATCAACTCCACCATCAGTTTCATCGAGGAGAACAACGCTGGGAACGCCGCGGCGGCGCTCATGGCCGGGCTGGCCCCCAAGACCAAGGTGCTCCGTGATGGGAAATGGGCCGAGATGGACGCCTCCATACTTGTACCTGGCGACATCATCAGCATCAAGCTCGGCGACATCATCCCAGCCGACGCGAGGCTGTTGGAGGGTGATCCTCTCAAGGTGGACCAGGCGGCGCTCACCGGAGAGTCCATGGCGGTGAACAAGCACGCCGGGCAGGGCGTCTTCTCGGGCTCCACCGTGAAGCAGGGCGAGATTGAGGCCGTTGTCATCGCCACCGGCGTGCACACTTTCTTTGGCAAGGCCGCGCACCTCGTCGACAGCACCAACAACGTCGGACACTTCCAGCAGGTGCTCACGGCTATTGGAAACTTCTGCATCATCTCCATCGCCCTCGGGATGCTGGTGGAGGTGGTCGTCATGTACCCGATCCAGCACCGTGCCTACCGCGACGGCATCGACAACCTCCTGGTCCTCCTCATTGGCGGCATCCCAATCGCCATGCCCACCGTGCTCTCCGTCACCATGGCCATCGGATCCCACCGCCTGTCCCAGCAGGGCGCCATCACCAAGCGCATGACCGCCATTGAAGAGATGGCCGGTATGGACGTGCTCTGCAGCGACAAGACCGGCAcgctgaccctcaacaagctcacCGTCGACAAGTCGCTCATCGAGGTGTGCGGCAAGGGATTGGACAAGGACTCGGTGATGCTCTACGCCGCCAGGGCGTCCCGTGTTGAGAACCAGGATGCCATCGACACGTGCATCGTCGGCATGCTGGCCGACCCCAAGGAGGCCAGGGCGGGGATCCAGGAGGTGCACTTCCTCCCCTTCAACCCCGTCGAGAAGCGCACAGCTATCACCTACATCGACGGCAAGGGCGATTGGCACCGGATCAGCAAGGGCGCGCCGGAGCAGATCATCGAGCTGTGCAGGATGCCAAAGGAGGCCGAGAAGAGGATCCACAGCCTGATCGACCAGTACGCCGACCGTGGGCTCAGGTCCCTCGGCGTGTCGTACCAGGCCGTGCCGGCCAAGAGCAAGGACAGCCCCGGTGAGCCGTGGCAGTTCGTCGGCCTTCTGCCGCTGTTCGACCCGCCGAGGCACGATAGTGCGGAAACCATCCGGCGCGCGCTGCATCTGGGCGTGAACGTGAAGATGATCACCGGTGACCAGCTTGCCATCGGCAAGGAGACGGCGCGGCGGCTTGGCATGGGCACCAACATGTACCCGTCCACAACCCTGCTGGGCGACAAGAGCACGGAGATGAGTGGGCTCCCCATTGACGAGCTGATCGAGAAGGCTGACGGGTTCGCCGGGGTGTTTCCAGAGCACAAGTACGAGATCGTGAAGCGGCTGCAAGACCGGAAGCACATATGCGGCATGACGGGTGATGGTGTGAACGACGCCCCCGCACTGAAGAAGGCCGACATCGGCATCGCCGTGGACGACGCGACCGACGCCGCCCGTTCGGCGTCGGACATCGTGCTGACGGAGCCGGGGCTGAGCGTGATCGTGAGCGCCGTGCTCACCAGCAGGGCCATCTTCCAACGGATGAAGAACTACACCATCTACGCCGTGTCCATCACCATCCGTATCGTGCTCGGCTTCATGCTCGTGGCCCTGCTCTGGAAGTTCGACTTCGCGCCCTTCATGGTGCTCATCATCGCCATCCTCAACGACGGCACCATCATGACCATCTCCAAGGACCGCGTCAAGCCGTCGCCCACCCCTGACTCGTGGAAGCTCAAGGAGATCTTCGCCACCGGCGTCGTCCTCGGCACCTACATGGCCCTCGTCACCGTCCTCTTCTTCTACCTCGCCCACGACACCGACTTCTTCTCC GAGACGTTCGGGGTTCGGTCGATCAAGGAGAACGAGAAGGAGATGATGGCGGCGCTGTACCTGCAGGTGAGCATCATCAGCCAGGCGCTCATCTTCGTGACGCGGTCGCGGAGCTGGTCCTTCGTGGAGCGGCCGGGCGCGCTGCTGGTGATCGCCTTCTTCTTGGCGCAGCTCGTCGCCACGTGCATCGCCGTGTACGCCAACTGGGAGTTCTGCAAGATGGAGGGGATCGGCTGGGGATGGGGCCTCTCCATCTGGGCATTCACCATCGTCACCTACATCCCGCTCGACATCCTCAAGTTCATCATCCGCTACGCGCTCAGCGGCAGGGCGTGGAACAACATCAACAACAAG ACCGCCTTCACGAACAAGAACGACTACGGCAAGGTGGAGAGGGAGGCACAGTGGGCGACGGCGCAGAGGACGCTGCACGGGCTCAACCAGCCCAGCACAAACACGGGCATGTTCGACGACAACGGCGGCTACCGCGAGCTCTCCGAGCTCGCCGAGCAGGCCGCCAAGAGGGCCGAGGTGGCCAGGCTCAGGGAGCTGCACACGCTCAAGGGCCACGTCGAGTCCGTCGTCAAGCTCAAGGGGCTCGACATCGAGACAATAAACCAGAGCTACACGGTATGA
- the LOC124688722 gene encoding ATPase 8, plasma membrane-type-like isoform X1, which translates to MASMSLEDVRNETVDLETIPVQEVFSHLKCSKQGLSATEAANRLAIFGPNKLEEKTESKLLKFLGFMWNPLSWVMEAAAIMAIVLANGGGKPPDWQDFVGIVTLLFINSTISFIEENNAGNAAAALMAGLAPKTKVLRDGKWAEMDASILVPGDIISIKLGDIIPADARLLEGDPLKVDQAALTGESMAVNKHAGQGVFSGSTVKQGEIEAVVIATGVHTFFGKAAHLVDSTNNVGHFQQVLTAIGNFCIISIALGMLVEVVVMYPIQHRAYRDGIDNLLVLLIGGIPIAMPTVLSVTMAIGSHRLSQQGAITKRMTAIEEMAGMDVLCSDKTGTLTLNKLTVDKSLIEVCGKGLDKDSVMLYAARASRVENQDAIDTCIVGMLADPKEARAGIQEVHFLPFNPVEKRTAITYIDGKGDWHRISKGAPEQIIELCRMPKEAEKRIHSLIDQYADRGLRSLGVSYQAVPAKSKDSPGEPWQFVGLLPLFDPPRHDSAETIRRALHLGVNVKMITGDQLAIGKETARRLGMGTNMYPSTTLLGDKSTEMSGLPIDELIEKADGFAGVFPEHKYEIVKRLQDRKHICGMTGDGVNDAPALKKADIGIAVDDATDAARSASDIVLTEPGLSVIVSAVLTSRAIFQRMKNYTIYAVSITIRIVLGFMLVALLWKFDFAPFMVLIIAILNDGTIMTISKDRVKPSPTPDSWKLKEIFATGVVLGTYMALVTVLFFYLAHDTDFFSETFGVRSIKENEKEMMAALYLQVSIISQALIFVTRSRSWSFVERPGALLVIAFFLAQLVATCIAVYANWEFCKMEGIGWGWGLSIWAFTIVTYIPLDILKFIIRYALSGRAWNNINNKASITAFTNKNDYGKVEREAQWATAQRTLHGLNQPSTNTGMFDDNGGYRELSELAEQAAKRAEVARLRELHTLKGHVESVVKLKGLDIETINQSYTV; encoded by the exons ATGGCTTCCATGTCGCTGGAGGACGTCCGCAACGAGACGGTGGACCTGGAGACGATCCCGGTGCAGGAGGTGTTCAGCCACCTGAAATGCAGCAAGCAGGGGCTCTCCGCCACGGAGGCCGCGAACCGGCTCGCCATCTTCGGGCCCAACAAGCTGGAGGAGAAGACGGAGAGCAAGCTGCTCAAGTTCCTGGGCTTCATGTGGAACCCGCTCTCGTGGGTCATGGAGGCCGCCGCCATAATGGCCATCGTCCTCGCCAACGGCGGTGGCAAGCCCCCGGACTGGCAGGACTTCGTCGGTATCGTCACCCTCCTCTTCATCAACTCCACCATCAGTTTCATCGAGGAGAACAACGCTGGGAACGCCGCGGCGGCGCTCATGGCCGGGCTGGCCCCCAAGACCAAGGTGCTCCGTGATGGGAAATGGGCCGAGATGGACGCCTCCATACTTGTACCTGGCGACATCATCAGCATCAAGCTCGGCGACATCATCCCAGCCGACGCGAGGCTGTTGGAGGGTGATCCTCTCAAGGTGGACCAGGCGGCGCTCACCGGAGAGTCCATGGCGGTGAACAAGCACGCCGGGCAGGGCGTCTTCTCGGGCTCCACCGTGAAGCAGGGCGAGATTGAGGCCGTTGTCATCGCCACCGGCGTGCACACTTTCTTTGGCAAGGCCGCGCACCTCGTCGACAGCACCAACAACGTCGGACACTTCCAGCAGGTGCTCACGGCTATTGGAAACTTCTGCATCATCTCCATCGCCCTCGGGATGCTGGTGGAGGTGGTCGTCATGTACCCGATCCAGCACCGTGCCTACCGCGACGGCATCGACAACCTCCTGGTCCTCCTCATTGGCGGCATCCCAATCGCCATGCCCACCGTGCTCTCCGTCACCATGGCCATCGGATCCCACCGCCTGTCCCAGCAGGGCGCCATCACCAAGCGCATGACCGCCATTGAAGAGATGGCCGGTATGGACGTGCTCTGCAGCGACAAGACCGGCAcgctgaccctcaacaagctcacCGTCGACAAGTCGCTCATCGAGGTGTGCGGCAAGGGATTGGACAAGGACTCGGTGATGCTCTACGCCGCCAGGGCGTCCCGTGTTGAGAACCAGGATGCCATCGACACGTGCATCGTCGGCATGCTGGCCGACCCCAAGGAGGCCAGGGCGGGGATCCAGGAGGTGCACTTCCTCCCCTTCAACCCCGTCGAGAAGCGCACAGCTATCACCTACATCGACGGCAAGGGCGATTGGCACCGGATCAGCAAGGGCGCGCCGGAGCAGATCATCGAGCTGTGCAGGATGCCAAAGGAGGCCGAGAAGAGGATCCACAGCCTGATCGACCAGTACGCCGACCGTGGGCTCAGGTCCCTCGGCGTGTCGTACCAGGCCGTGCCGGCCAAGAGCAAGGACAGCCCCGGTGAGCCGTGGCAGTTCGTCGGCCTTCTGCCGCTGTTCGACCCGCCGAGGCACGATAGTGCGGAAACCATCCGGCGCGCGCTGCATCTGGGCGTGAACGTGAAGATGATCACCGGTGACCAGCTTGCCATCGGCAAGGAGACGGCGCGGCGGCTTGGCATGGGCACCAACATGTACCCGTCCACAACCCTGCTGGGCGACAAGAGCACGGAGATGAGTGGGCTCCCCATTGACGAGCTGATCGAGAAGGCTGACGGGTTCGCCGGGGTGTTTCCAGAGCACAAGTACGAGATCGTGAAGCGGCTGCAAGACCGGAAGCACATATGCGGCATGACGGGTGATGGTGTGAACGACGCCCCCGCACTGAAGAAGGCCGACATCGGCATCGCCGTGGACGACGCGACCGACGCCGCCCGTTCGGCGTCGGACATCGTGCTGACGGAGCCGGGGCTGAGCGTGATCGTGAGCGCCGTGCTCACCAGCAGGGCCATCTTCCAACGGATGAAGAACTACACCATCTACGCCGTGTCCATCACCATCCGTATCGTGCTCGGCTTCATGCTCGTGGCCCTGCTCTGGAAGTTCGACTTCGCGCCCTTCATGGTGCTCATCATCGCCATCCTCAACGACGGCACCATCATGACCATCTCCAAGGACCGCGTCAAGCCGTCGCCCACCCCTGACTCGTGGAAGCTCAAGGAGATCTTCGCCACCGGCGTCGTCCTCGGCACCTACATGGCCCTCGTCACCGTCCTCTTCTTCTACCTCGCCCACGACACCGACTTCTTCTCC GAGACGTTCGGGGTTCGGTCGATCAAGGAGAACGAGAAGGAGATGATGGCGGCGCTGTACCTGCAGGTGAGCATCATCAGCCAGGCGCTCATCTTCGTGACGCGGTCGCGGAGCTGGTCCTTCGTGGAGCGGCCGGGCGCGCTGCTGGTGATCGCCTTCTTCTTGGCGCAGCTCGTCGCCACGTGCATCGCCGTGTACGCCAACTGGGAGTTCTGCAAGATGGAGGGGATCGGCTGGGGATGGGGCCTCTCCATCTGGGCATTCACCATCGTCACCTACATCCCGCTCGACATCCTCAAGTTCATCATCCGCTACGCGCTCAGCGGCAGGGCGTGGAACAACATCAACAACAAGGCAAGCATT ACCGCCTTCACGAACAAGAACGACTACGGCAAGGTGGAGAGGGAGGCACAGTGGGCGACGGCGCAGAGGACGCTGCACGGGCTCAACCAGCCCAGCACAAACACGGGCATGTTCGACGACAACGGCGGCTACCGCGAGCTCTCCGAGCTCGCCGAGCAGGCCGCCAAGAGGGCCGAGGTGGCCAGGCTCAGGGAGCTGCACACGCTCAAGGGCCACGTCGAGTCCGTCGTCAAGCTCAAGGGGCTCGACATCGAGACAATAAACCAGAGCTACACGGTATGA
- the LOC124693381 gene encoding peroxisomal membrane protein 11-1, whose product MSSLEATRAELGLVVLYLNKAEARDKICRAIQYGSKFISNGQPGTAQNVDRSTTLARKVFRLFKWVNDLHGLISPPAKGTPLTLVLLGKSKNALLSTFLFLDQFVWAGRSGIYQNKERTDRIARLSLYCWMASSVCASLVELGELKRLSKSMRKRAKEIRGTADKYEDEQYLAKMKQSDDRLLALVKAAVDVVVAVGLLQLAPKKVTPRVTGALGFITSLISCYQQLPSRAPLAKVKA is encoded by the exons ATGAGCTCGTTGGAGGCAACGCGTGCGGAGCTGGGTCTGGTGGTGCTGTACCTGAACAAGGCGGAGGCTCGGGACAAGATATGCAGGGCCATCCAGTACGGCTCCAAGTTCATCAGCAACGGCCAGCCCGGCACCGCGCAGAACGTCGACCGCTCTACCACCTTGGCCCGCAAAGTCTTCAGGCTGTTCAAG TGGGTAAACGACCTGCATGGCCTCATCAGCCCTCCTGCCAAAGGGACCCCTCTCACGCTGGTCCTGCTAGGGAAG TCCAAGAACGCGCTGCTGTCGACCTTCCTGTTCCTGGACCAGTTCGTGTGGGCAGGGAGATCAGGGATCTACCAG AACAAGGAACGCACCGACCGTATCGCCCGGCTATCCCTCTACTGTTGGATGGCTTCCTCGGTCTGCGCAAGTTTGGTTGAG CTTGGAGAGCTCAAGAGGCTGTCCAAGTCGATGAGGAAGCGCGCGAAGGAGATCAGGGGCACAGCCGACAAGTACGAGGACGAGCAGTACCTGGCGAAGATGAAGCAGTCAGACGACCGGCTGCTGGCGCTGGTGAAGGCGGCCGTGgacgtggtggtggcggtggggcTCCTGCAgctggcgcccaagaaggtcACGCCCAGGGTCACCGGGGCGCTGGGCTTCATCACCTCGCTCATCTCATGCTATCAG CAACTCCCGTCCCGTGCACCGCTGGCCAAAGTGAAGGCGTGA
- the LOC124688723 gene encoding DNA replication licensing factor MCM5, translating into MSGWDEGAVFYSDQAQFPQGDPAAADITRHSALRKFKEFLRGFTGPDGDFPYRESLVHNRDHVTVAIEDLDAFDAELADRIRKAPADYLPLFETAGSEVLSSLRSKVAGETGEMEEPVTGDVQIFLSSKENCVSMRSIGADYMSKLVKIAGIAIAASRVKAKATHVTLLCKNCRSVRTVPCRPGLGGAIVPRSCDHVPQPGEEPCPLDPWIAVPDKSKYVDLQTLKMQENPEDVPTGELPRNVLLSIDRHLVQTIVPGTRLTVIGIYSVFQASGTTNHKGAVGVKQPYIRIVGLEQSRDDNSNGPSSFTLDEEMEFKEFAQRPDAYAKLCSMIGPSIYGHADVKKAIACLLFGGSKKRLPDGVRLRGDIHALLLGDPSTAKSQFLKFVEKTAPIAVYTSGKGSSAAGLTASVTRDSNSREFYLEGGAMVLADGGVVCIDEFDKMRPEDRVAIHEAMEQQTISIAKAGITTVLNSRTSVLAAANPISGRYDDLKTAQDNIDLQTTILSRFDLIFIVKDVRMYEQDKRIANHIIKVHASGAQTTSNKNTEVNEGENWLKRYVEYCRNTCRPRLSEKAAEMLQNKYVEIRQKMRQQSHETGRAAAIPITVRQLEAIIRLSESLAKMRLTSVATPEHIEEAFRLFNVSTVDAARSGINEHLNLSPEIANEIKQAEAQIKRRMGIGSHISERRLLDELSRMGMNESIVRRALVIMHQRDEVEYKRERHVIVRKA; encoded by the exons ATGTCGGGCTGGGACGAGGGCGCCGTCTTCTACAGCGACCAGGCGCAGTTCCCCCAGGgcgaccccgccgccgccgacatcaCGCGCCACTCCGCCCTCCGCAAGTTCAAGGAGTTCCTCCGCGGCTTCACCGGCCCCGACGGCGACTTCCCCTACCG TGAGAGCCTGGTGCACAACCGCGACCATGTCACCGTCGCCATCGAGGACCTCGACGCCTTCGACGCCGAACTGGCCGACAGGATCCGGAAGGCGCCCGCAGACTACCTCCCGCTG TTCGAGACGGCCGGGTCCGAGGTTCTCTCCAGCCTCCGGTCGAAGGTCGCCGGGGAGACCGGGGAGATGGAGGAGCCGGTCACCGGCGACGTGCAGATCTTCCTCTCCTCCAAGGAGAACTGCGTGTCCATGAGATCTATCGGG GCGGACTACATGTCGAAGCTGGTCAAGATTGCCGGTATCGCAATCGCTGCGTCGAGGGTGAAAGCCAAGGCCACTCACGTGACGCTGCTCTGCAAGAACTGCAGGAGCGTCAGGACGGTGCCGTGCAGGCCTGGCCTCGGTGGGGCTATCGTCCCACGGTCGTGTGATCATGTTCCTCAG CCTGGAGAAGAGCCTTGCCCGCTGGACCCCTGGATTGCAGTACCTGATAAGAGCAAGTATGTGGATCTGCAGACGCTCAAAATGCAGGAAAATCCCGAG GATGTTCCAACTGGCGAGCTCCCTAGGAATGTGCTGCTGTCTATAGATAGACACCTTGTTCAGACTATTGTTCCGGGGACAAGGTTAACCGTGATTGGTATCTACAGTGTTTTCCAAGCATCCGGCACTACCAA CCACAAAGGTGCTGTTGGAGTGAAACAGCCCTATATTAGAATTGTGGGGTTGGAGCAGTCACGGGATGATAACTCAAATGGCCCCTCAAGTTTCACACTCGATGAG GAAATGGAATTCAAAGAATTTGCACAAAGGCCTGATGCATATGCCAAGCTTTGCTCGATGATTGGCCCTTCAATTTATGGTCATGCTGATGTCAAGAAAGCCATTGCATGCTTGTTGTTTGGGGGATCAAAGAAG AGGCTACCTGATGGTGTCCGTTTGAGAGGGGACATTCATGCATTGCTTTTGGGTGATCCATCTACAGCAAAATCTCAG TTTCTTAAGTTTGTAGAGAAGACAGCTCCAATTGCGGTTTATACATCTGGAAAAGGTTCATCTGCAGCTGGTCTTACAGCATCTGTAACTCGGGATAGCAACTCG CGTGAGTTTTATTTGGAAGGAGGGGCCATGGTATTGGCTGATGGTGGAGTAGTTTGTATTGATGAATTTGACAAGATGAGGCCGGAAGACAG AGTTGCAATTCATGAAGCCATGGAGCAGCAAACCATATCTATTGCCAAAGCTGGCATTACAACAGTACTTAATTCGAGGACCTCAGTTCTTGCAGCTGCAAATCCAATTTCGGGGCGATATGATGACCTTAAG ACTGCACAAGATAACATTGATCTGCAGACAACTATCCTTTCTCGATTTGATCTTATCTTTATTGTTAAAGATGTCAGAATGTATGAGCAAGATAAG CGAATAGCAAACCACATCATTAAGGTGCATGCCAGTGGTGCTCAAACTACTTCCAACAAGAACACTGAGGTCAATGAAGGAGAGAATTGGTTGAAAAG GTATGTTGAGTATTGCCGCAATACATGTAGACCACGTCTTTCTGAGAAGGCAGCAGAGATGCTGCAGAACAAATATGTTGAGATCAGACAG AAAATGAGACAACAATCTCATGAGACAGGGAGAGCTGCAGCTATACCCATCACTGTGAGGCAGCTTGAAGCTATTATACGGCTGAGTGAATCTCTCGCAAAGATGAGATT GACTAGTGTGGCTACACCAGAGCATATTGAAGAGGCATTTAGATTGTTCAACGTCTCCACAGTTGATGCTGCAAGATCTGGAATCAACGAGCATCTGAACTTGTCACCAGAGATTGCAAACGAGATCAAG CAAGCTGAGGCGCAAATCAAGAGGCGAATGGGAATTGGAAGCCACATCTCTGAACGGCGGCTGCTAGATGAGCTTAGCCGGATGGGCATGAACGAATCCATT GTTAGAAGAGCCCTTGTGATCATGCACCAGAGGGACGAGGTGGAGTACAAGAGGGAGCGCCACGTGATCGTCCGCAAGGCTTGA
- the LOC124693383 gene encoding aspartate aminotransferase P2, mitochondrial encodes MASAVSSPAASAVAAARSKVFGGGRKDGMAGCRVGVARKNLGRVAMALAVDTSRFEGVPMAPPDPILGVSEAFRADTSDLKLNLGVGAYRTEELQPAVLNVVKKAENLMLEKGEFKEYLPIEGLAAFNKATADLLLGADNPAIKQGRVATLQSLSGTGSLRLAAAFIQRYFPDAKVLISSPTWGNHKNIFNDARVPWSEYRYYDPKTVGLDFEGMIADIQAAPEGSFVLLHGCAHNPTGIDPTPQQWERLADVIQEKNHMPFFDVAYQGFASGSLDEDAYSVRLFVERGLEVFVAQSYSKNLGLYAERIGAINVICSAPEVADRVKSQLKRLARPMYSNPPVHGAKIVANVVGDPTMFSEWKEEMAQMAGRIKNVRQKLYDSLSAKDQTGKDWSFILSQIGMFSYTGLNRTQSDNMTDKWHIYMTKDGRISLAGLNLAKCEYLADAIIDSFHNVN; translated from the exons ATGGCCTCCGCCGTCTCCTCGCCCgcggcctccgccgtcgccgccgcccggtCCAAG GTGTTTGGAGGAGGGAGGAAGGATGGGATGGCCGGGTGCCGCGTCGGGGTCGCGAGGAAG AATCTTGGCCGTGTCGCGATGGCACTTGCAGTAGACACTTCTCGATTCGAAGGAGTGCCAATGGCCCCTCCAGACCCAATTCTTGGTGTGTCGGAAGCATTTAGAGCAGACACAAGTGACCTGAAGCTCAACCTTGGTGTTGGCGCCTACAGAACGGAAGAGCTACAGCCCGCTGTCTTGAACGTAGTCAAGAAG GCTGAAAATCTCATGTTGGAGAAAGGAGAATTCAAGGAG TATCTGCCTATTGAAGGTTTAGCTGCATTTAACAAAGCAACCGCAGATCTATTGCTTGGAGCTGATAATCCCGCCATCAAGCAAGGACGG GTTGCCACTCTTCAGTCTCTGTCAGGGACTGGATCATTACGCCTTGCAGCGGCATTTATTCAAAGATATTTCCCTGATGCAAAAGTACTTATATCATCTCCTACATGGG GTAACCACAAGAACATATTCAATGATGCCAGGGTACCTTGGTCAGAGTACCGGTATTATGATCCCAAGACTGTTGGGCTGGATTTTGAGGGAATGATAGCTGACATACAG GCTGCCCCAGAAGGGTCTTTTGTTCTGCTACATGGTTGTGCTCACAATCCAACTGGAATAGACCCAACTCCGCAACAGTGGGAGAGACTTGCAGATGTGATTCAAGAGAAAAACCATATGCCTTTCTTTGATGTTGCATATCAG GGTTTTGCCAGTGGAAGCCTTGATGAAGATGCATATTCTGTCAGGCTTTTTGTTGAGCGTGGCCTGGAAGTGTTTGTTGCGCAGTCTTACAGCAAGAACCTTGGTCTATATGCAGAAAGAATTGGTGCAATTAATGTCATTTGCTCAGCACCAGAAGTTGCAGATAG GGTGAAGAGCCAGCTGAAACGGTTGGCAAGGCCCATGTACTCAAACCCACCTGTTCATGGTGCTAAGATCGTCGCCAATGTTGTTGGAGACCCTACCATGTTCAGTGAATGGAAAGAAGAGATGGCACAAATGGCTGGGCGGATCAAGAATGTACGGCAGAAGCTTTATGATAGCTTATCTGCAAAGGACCAGACTGGCAAGGACTGGTCTTTCATTCTGAGCCAGATAGGCATGTTCTCCTACACGGGCTTGAACAGAACCCAG AGTGATAACATGACCGATAAATGGCACATATACATGACCAAGGATGGGAGAATTTCATTGGCCGGATTGAACCTGGCGAAGTGTGAGTATCTCGCGGACGCCATCATCGACTCCTTCCATAACGTCAACTAG